ACAAACACCGTAGGCTGTTTAGGATTACCAAGATAACTACGACTGGCGATCGCTAAATAATCAACAACCCAATATTCAGCAATACCAAGACGCTGATATTCATCCAGTTTATCCATGTAATCATCTTCCCAGTTAGTAGATACTACCTCCACAGCTAATTGAAGTGGTTCGAGTAGAGCAGAATAAGCAGAAAGATTTGAATCCCATAAAGTCTTATCCACTACACTAACATCAGGATGACAACCTTGTTCATTTTCCTCAGCATTTAGAGTCCTTACCATAATTCTACCTGAGACTCTTATAGTTAAGGTTTAATCGCCTGACTTCTGCTTTTAATGATTCGCTAATAAACTCTGCAACATTTTCATGCATCCTGGTGGGTGATATTCTCATTATTTCGCCATCGACTAACTCATAACGTCATTCGTCAGGGAGTTGTTCTAAAAATTGAGCAAAAGTAAGCTTTTGTTGGGGTTGATTGGTGGTTAATGTCATGACGAGTTTTCTTGACAAGTCTTGATGAAGTTAATTTTAGTTTAGCTTTTCCCGATATTTAAGAACAGTCTTTTATGTATGGCATAGTTTATTGCTTTCTGGCGCGATCGCATTTGATATCTGTAATTTCTTGGCGATCGCCTGAGTATTGTCTTGATTTTAAAGAGATGCGATCTCCGAATTTCCTTATTTAATATTTGCAGTTTTTCAAAAAGAAAAATAAGTGACAAATCATCTAAATATAAGTCGTTGGAATTAACGTAGCTATTATTTAAAGTTGTGACTAGAGCTAAATAAAGTTCGATGTTACTAAATTATTAGGAGATTCAACAATGACACAACAAAACGCCTTAGCATTCTTCACTCATGTAGAGCAAAATCCAACTTTAAAGCAAAAAGTACAGGCAGCACCTAGCAAGGAAGAACTATTTAATATTGCTCAAGAAGCTGGTTATAGTTTTTCTGCTGATGACCTTAAAGCAGTCTCTCAAGAATCTGAATCGGAGGAATTAAATGAACAAGAATTAGAAGCAGTAGCTGGAGGTACTGTAAAAGATGTTGCAAGCGAAGTTGTAGATACTGCTAAAGATGTCTGGGATGCACTTTGGTAATAATTTTAACAATTTAGCCTTTATTAGATATTTGTAGACCATAGAAGTGTGGTGCGATCGCCTTAAATAAAAGATCACACTACACTATTTTTGCATGAAACAAACTCATTTAATTGGTGGTTTTTTGTCAGTTTGAAGGCTTAAATGGCAAAGCTCAACG
Above is a genomic segment from Coleofasciculaceae cyanobacterium containing:
- a CDS encoding Nif11-like leader peptide family RiPP precursor, producing MTQQNALAFFTHVEQNPTLKQKVQAAPSKEELFNIAQEAGYSFSADDLKAVSQESESEELNEQELEAVAGGTVKDVASEVVDTAKDVWDALW
- a CDS encoding Uma2 family endonuclease, translated to MVRTLNAEENEQGCHPDVSVVDKTLWDSNLSAYSALLEPLQLAVEVVSTNWEDDYMDKLDEYQRLGIAEYWVVDYLAIASRSYLGNPKQPTVFVYLLDNNKVDQSKAYRGTDKIVSRTFPELNLTVEQIWTA